The stretch of DNA ACTTCGCGATCGGCACCGTGTTCCGGGATCGGGTGAAGAATGGCTATCGGCTACGCTTCATCAAGCCCGAGCACATCGCCCATACCGAACGCTTCTTCGAACGCCACGGCCCCAAGACCATCGTGCTGGCGCGCTACGTCCCGATCGTGCGTACCCTGGCGCCCTTCGTCGCCGCGCTGGGCAGCATGCGCTACCGGACCTTCCTGTCGTACAACATCTCCGGCGGCACCCTGTGGGTGGTGTCGCTCACGGTGGCCGGTTATGCCTTCGGAAACATCAAGTGGGTCAACGACAACCTGACCGCGGTCATCATGGGCATCATCGTGCTGTCGCTGGTGCCGGGCATCCTGGCCTGGCTGCAGGAGCGTTACCGCAGCAAGAGCGCGGCCGGTCCCCA from Massilia varians encodes:
- a CDS encoding VTT domain-containing protein, which codes for MLTTLLDWFLHLDRHLALLAAEYQMLVYVMLFAVIFVETGVVVMPFLPGDSLLFVTGALAAKGMLSLPVLIPLLIVAAVLGDIVNFAIGTVFRDRVKNGYRLRFIKPEHIAHTERFFERHGPKTIVLARYVPIVRTLAPFVAALGSMRYRTFLSYNISGGTLWVVSLTVAGYAFGNIKWVNDNLTAVIMGIIVLSLVPGILAWLQERYRSKSAAGPQG